One window of Magallana gigas chromosome 2, xbMagGiga1.1, whole genome shotgun sequence genomic DNA carries:
- the LOC105333703 gene encoding ras GTPase-activating protein nGAP isoform X14, translated as MLRRFKNTSYEKLSDRRGSEPLVSSSSIDLRADAMDTSSTPSKIANFFMKKGFKSSNLKRTKSVTKLDNRKRSASHVMDSNESNTFVNSLKRTMSLGRLSRKRNREINVDSQSELSEQKSSFVCKCTIVTPENQQTWNIINSRIRSSRSHESLLTSSVTMHSIDLTSQDIDVKPLHNSVLGKEHCFQVATSHGSKYISCRTSEERQKWLGSLRKTVQPNQENMRRTDNSLKLWIKEAKNVPCKKRYYCEICLDQTLYARTSSKTKSDMLFWGEHFEFNNLDPVQIVTVNLYREADLKKKKKDKNTKIGYINIPVEEINGRQFVEKWFTASSGTVGKTGKESKGELPLVRLRLRYQTVHILPKDLYQDFTQYLTTDYYTLCEVMESLVSVRDKEDIASTLVHIMQKLDKAKEFLTEVIIGEVLKQDNQHLTFRGNSIGTKAMEAYMKLVGEKYLRDTLGDFVLTMVNTEDDCEVDPGKLTNPANIDNHQQLLDMYCNMVWTKIISSSCYFPSELREVFASFRSRCDNNGKTECGDTLICGSIFLRFLCPAILSPSLFNLIQEFPPEKAARNLTLIAKTIQTLANSTKFGGKEEYMEFMNDFIEKHDGSMKDFLDQISGDSNGNHLLDYDGYIDLGKELSLLHILLTENLEKANQDAKMKLGQLPSILSKITSSIDDPEVGKSVKVPNKRKSQIYDNVSGSIQTGSSPTEIVRNMLRQFGEDDDIPVLGARHSRQGSHFSSGQSTMSDYNDNDDEYVIIKRVHGHTDNVSNVSANSQTITSHHSVNQKWNDIVNAAEGSSGDYIDLMSLLNDDYQNSSMELEHDINGSQMSISQVSNVTSGYQSYGYSQSSSPVDSSNNVDGSTRPSQSNSLQPLSFSNPMYRYKHMASSSYSSSSQCVTPSPGTQGSASSGSLSSEEDASVVRSRNPKPCRPNACDNPCDPLRNLAPKLSSSSSSESLNEVERHRMYSNGRDSSHKKEPDFHSSCPSNMFDDLHNSNYENTQGYSLSRAPTRPSELSHTGSMDFSQLRQYNRYGDGLRRTATDSVISKSCSSSHSDGQGSTEDSPSHRRLSPQNAVHMGIRSVQRKISEQEKTKQEYEQEVTLLKQQLYEAQQRLQFAEEKLNKHEADSHEVMEDWQFRLEESEERMRRQQAEKDDQMKNIITRLMNVEDELRHDQEEMQSIVKQKQKVIEAQERRIKTLDNANAKLMSALHQLRSVSQTNNNSMLGPLRSTLISPDVAEFKTSSC; from the exons cAACACCTTCGTCAATTCGTTGAAGAGAACCATGAGTCTGGGACGTTTAAGTCGCAAACGCAATCGGGAAATTAATGTTGACAGCCAAAGCGAACTTTCTGAACAGAAAAGTAGTTT cgTGTGTAAATGTACCATTGTAACTCCAGAAAATCAACAAACATG GAACATCATTAATTCGCGGATTCGTTCCTCGAGATCCCATGAATCTCTGCTGACCAGTTCAGTGACCATGCATTCTATCGACCTGACTTCCCAGGACATAGATGTGAAGCCCCTACACAACAGTGTTCTGGGCAAGGAGCACTGCTTCCAAGTGGCCACCAGTCATGGAAGCAAATATATTTCCTGTCGGACATCCGAGGAAAGACAGAAATGGCTTGGAAG TTTGAGAAAAACAGTTCAGCCAAATCAAGAGAATATGCGGAGGACAGACAATTCTCTAAAGCTGTGGATTAAGGAGGCCAAAAATGTACCATGTAAAAAacg ATATTACTGTGAGATTTGCCTTGATCAGACTCTATATGCACGCACATCAAGCAAGACAAAGTCAGACATGCTGTTCTGGGGTGAACATTTTGAATTCAA TAATTTGGACCCAGTGCAAATAGTGACCGTAAATTTATACAGAGAGGCAGAcctaaagaagaagaaaaaggacaaaaatactaaaatag GATATATTAATATACCCGTAGAAGAAATAAATGGCCGACAGTTTGTCGAGAAGTGGTTCACTGCAAGTTCTGGAACGGTCGGCAAAACAGGAAAGGAGAGCAAGGGTGAACTTCCATTAGTCCGCCTCAGATTGCGATATCAGACAGTTCACATACTCCCGAAAGATTTATACCAAGATTTCACACAG taTTTGACGACGGACTACTATACGCTGTGCGAGGTCATGGAGAGTCTTGTGAGTGTACGAGACAAGGAGGACATTGCCTCCACGCTAGTCCACATCATGCAGAAGCTTGACAAAGCCAAGGAGTTCCTGACTGAAGTGATCATTGGAGAGGTGCTTAAACAAG ATAATCAGCATTTAACGTTCAGAGGGAACAGTATTGGTACCAAGGCAATGGAAGCCTATATGAAATTAGTGGGAGAAAAG TATTTGAGAGATACTCTGGGGGACTTTGTCCTCACCATGGTTAATACTGAGGATGACTGTGAGGTGGACCCAGGGAAACTGACCAACCCCGCCAACATTGACAATCATCAACAGCTTTTGGACATGTACTGTAATATGGTGTGGACCAAAATCATTAGCTCTTCTTGCTATTTTCCAAG TGAGTTGCGAGAAGTTTTTGCCAGCTTCCGATCAAGGTGCGACAACAATGGGAAAACAGAATGTGGAGATACTTTGATCTGCGGCTCCATATTCCTACGATTTCTCTGCCCCGCCATCTTATCACCTAGTCTCTTTAATCTCATCCAAG AATTCCCTCCAGAAAAAGCTGCCAGAAATTTGACCCTCATTGCCAAAACCATCCAGACTCTTGCCAACAGTACCAA ATTTGGTGGGAAAGAAGAGTACATGGAGTTCATGAATGATTTCATTGAGAAGCATGACGGGAGTATGAAAGATTTCCTGGATCAAATCTCG GGTGATAGCAATGGTAACCATTTATTGGACTACGATGGTTATATAGATCTGGGCAAGGAGCTCTCTCTTCTTCATATTCTGCTCACAGAAAACTTGGAGAAGGCCAATCAA gatgCGAAGATGAAACTTGGTCAATTACCCAGCATTCTTAGTAAGATCACCTCATCCATAGATGATCCTGAAGTCGGTAAAAGTGTTAAAGTGCCAAACAAGAGGAAATCTCAGATATATGACAATGTCAGTGGAAGCATTCAGACTGGCTCCTCCCCCACAGAAATTGTGCGCAACATGTTGCGTCAGTTCGGTGAAGATGATGACATCCCCGTCCTGGGAGCGCGACATTCGCGTCAGGGGAGTCACTTCAGCAGCGGGCAGAGCACGATGAGTGATTATAATGACAATGATGACGAGTATGTGATAATCAAGCGTGTGCACGGTCACACGGACAATGTGTCCAACGTCTCGGCCAACTCCCAGACGATCACCAGTCACCACAGTGTAAATCAGAAATGGAACGATATCGTGAACGCAGCTGAAGGGAGTTCAGGCGATTACATTGACCTCATGTCGCTCTTGAATGACGACTATCAAAACTCATCCATGGAGTTGGAGCATGATATCAACGGAAGTCAGATGTCGATTAGTCAGGTGTCCAATGTGACGTCTGGGTACCAGTCGTATGGCTACAGCCAATCAAGTTCTCCCGTCGAttcgtccaataatgtggatGGAAGCACCAGACCTTCCCAATCCAACAGTCTTCAGCCACTGTCTTTCTCCAATCCCATGTACCGATACAAACACATGGCATCCTCATCCTACAGTAGTTCTAGTCAGTGTGTAACTCCCTCCCCTGGGACCCAGGGGTCGGCCAGCTCGGGGTCCCTAAGCAGTGAGGAGGATGCCAGTGTGGTTCGAAGTAGAAATCCCAAACCATGTCGTCCAAACGCGTGTGATAATCCCTGTGATCCGTTAAGGAACCTTGCACCCAAACTCTCGAGTTCCAGCAGCTCCGAATCTCTCAATGAAGTGGAGAGACACAGAATGTACTCAAATGGCAGAGACTCTTCTCACAAAAAAGAGCCTGACTTTCACAGTTCGTGTCCCTCTAATATGTTTGACGATTTACACAACAGCAATTATGAAAATACTCAAGGATACTCATTAAGTCGTGCCCCTACTCGCCCCAGTGAACTTTCTCATACAGGAAGCATGGACTTCTCACAGTTACGGCAATATAATCGCTACGGTGATGGTTTAAGGCGGACTGCCACCGACTCCGTCATCTCAAAGTCTTGCAGTTCTAGTCACAGTGACGGTCAAGGGTCGACGGAAGATAGTCCATCGCATCGCCGACTCTCTCCTCAAAACGCTGTTCATATGGGAATTCGTTCAGTGCAAAGAAAAATAAGTGAgcaagaaaaaacaaaacaagag TACGAACAGGAAGTGACCTTGCTAAAACAGCAGTTGTACGAGGCCCAGCAGAGGTTACAGTTTGCGGAGGAAAAGCTGAACAAACACGAGGCCGATTCTCATGAAGTGATGGAGGATTGGCAGTTTCGATTGGAGGAGAGCGAAGAACGAATGCGTCGACAGCAAGCAGAAAAAGACGACCAAATGAAGAATATTATCACAAG GTTGATGAATGTTGAAGATGAGCTTCGCCATGACCAAGAAGAAATGCAGAGCATTGTGAAACAGAAGCAAAAGGTGATTGAAGCCCAGGAGAGGCGCATTAAAACTTTGGACAATGCAAATGCCAAACTGATGTCCGCTCTTCATCAGCTTCGAAGTGTCTCGCAGACCAATAACAATTCTATGTTGGGACCACTGCGATCAACCCTCATCTCGCCTGATGTGGCAGAGTTCAAAACGAGCTCCTGCTGA
- the LOC105333703 gene encoding ras GTPase-activating protein nGAP isoform X12, which yields MPMKMKNRSRSYEILSSAAEEDTSYEKLSDRRGSEPLVSSSSIDLRADAMDTSSTPSKIANFFMKKGFKSSNLKRTKSVTKLDNRKRSASHVMDSNESNTFVNSLKRTMSLGRLSRKRNREINVDSQSELSEQKSSFVCKCTIVTPENQQTWNIINSRIRSSRSHESLLTSSVTMHSIDLTSQDIDVKPLHNSVLGKEHCFQVATSHGSKYISCRTSEERQKWLGSLRKTVQPNQENMRRTDNSLKLWIKEAKNVPCKKRYYCEICLDQTLYARTSSKTKSDMLFWGEHFEFNNLDPVQIVTVNLYREADLKKKKKDKNTKIGYINIPVEEINGRQFVEKWFTASSGTVGKTGKESKGELPLVRLRLRYQTVHILPKDLYQDFTQYLTTDYYTLCEVMESLVSVRDKEDIASTLVHIMQKLDKAKEFLTEVIIGEVLKQDNQHLTFRGNSIGTKAMEAYMKLVGEKYLRDTLGDFVLTMVNTEDDCEVDPGKLTNPANIDNHQQLLDMYCNMVWTKIISSSCYFPSELREVFASFRSRCDNNGKTECGDTLICGSIFLRFLCPAILSPSLFNLIQEFPPEKAARNLTLIAKTIQTLANSTKFGGKEEYMEFMNDFIEKHDGSMKDFLDQISGDSNGNHLLDYDGYIDLGKELSLLHILLTENLEKANQDAKMKLGQLPSILSKITSSIDDPEVGKSVKVPNKRKSQIYDNVSGSIQTGSSPTEIVRNMLRQFGEDDDIPVLGARHSRQGSHFSSGQSTMSDYNDNDDEYVIIKRVHGHTDNVSNVSANSQTITSHHSVNQKWNDIVNAAEGSSGDYIDLMSLLNDDYQNSSMELEHDINGSQMSISQVSNVTSGYQSYGYSQSSSPVDSSNNVDGSTRPSQSNSLQPLSFSNPMYRYKHMASSSYSSSSQCVTPSPGTQGSASSGSLSSEEDASVVRSRNPKPCRPNACDNPCDPLRNLAPKLSSSSSSESLNEVERHRMYSNGRDSSHKKEPDFHSSCPSNMFDDLHNSNYENTQGYSLSRAPTRPSELSHTGSMDFSQLRQYNRYGDGLRRTATDSVISKSCSSSHSDGQGSTEDSPSHRRLSPQNAVHMGIRSVQRKISEQEKTKQEYEQEVTLLKQQLYEAQQRLQFAEEKLNKHEADSHEVMEDWQFRLEESEERMRRQQAEKDDQMKNIITRLMNVEDELRHDQEEMQSIVKQKQKVIEAQERRIKTLDNANAKLMSALHQLRSVSQTNNNSMLGPLRSTLISPDVAEFKTSSC from the exons cAACACCTTCGTCAATTCGTTGAAGAGAACCATGAGTCTGGGACGTTTAAGTCGCAAACGCAATCGGGAAATTAATGTTGACAGCCAAAGCGAACTTTCTGAACAGAAAAGTAGTTT cgTGTGTAAATGTACCATTGTAACTCCAGAAAATCAACAAACATG GAACATCATTAATTCGCGGATTCGTTCCTCGAGATCCCATGAATCTCTGCTGACCAGTTCAGTGACCATGCATTCTATCGACCTGACTTCCCAGGACATAGATGTGAAGCCCCTACACAACAGTGTTCTGGGCAAGGAGCACTGCTTCCAAGTGGCCACCAGTCATGGAAGCAAATATATTTCCTGTCGGACATCCGAGGAAAGACAGAAATGGCTTGGAAG TTTGAGAAAAACAGTTCAGCCAAATCAAGAGAATATGCGGAGGACAGACAATTCTCTAAAGCTGTGGATTAAGGAGGCCAAAAATGTACCATGTAAAAAacg ATATTACTGTGAGATTTGCCTTGATCAGACTCTATATGCACGCACATCAAGCAAGACAAAGTCAGACATGCTGTTCTGGGGTGAACATTTTGAATTCAA TAATTTGGACCCAGTGCAAATAGTGACCGTAAATTTATACAGAGAGGCAGAcctaaagaagaagaaaaaggacaaaaatactaaaatag GATATATTAATATACCCGTAGAAGAAATAAATGGCCGACAGTTTGTCGAGAAGTGGTTCACTGCAAGTTCTGGAACGGTCGGCAAAACAGGAAAGGAGAGCAAGGGTGAACTTCCATTAGTCCGCCTCAGATTGCGATATCAGACAGTTCACATACTCCCGAAAGATTTATACCAAGATTTCACACAG taTTTGACGACGGACTACTATACGCTGTGCGAGGTCATGGAGAGTCTTGTGAGTGTACGAGACAAGGAGGACATTGCCTCCACGCTAGTCCACATCATGCAGAAGCTTGACAAAGCCAAGGAGTTCCTGACTGAAGTGATCATTGGAGAGGTGCTTAAACAAG ATAATCAGCATTTAACGTTCAGAGGGAACAGTATTGGTACCAAGGCAATGGAAGCCTATATGAAATTAGTGGGAGAAAAG TATTTGAGAGATACTCTGGGGGACTTTGTCCTCACCATGGTTAATACTGAGGATGACTGTGAGGTGGACCCAGGGAAACTGACCAACCCCGCCAACATTGACAATCATCAACAGCTTTTGGACATGTACTGTAATATGGTGTGGACCAAAATCATTAGCTCTTCTTGCTATTTTCCAAG TGAGTTGCGAGAAGTTTTTGCCAGCTTCCGATCAAGGTGCGACAACAATGGGAAAACAGAATGTGGAGATACTTTGATCTGCGGCTCCATATTCCTACGATTTCTCTGCCCCGCCATCTTATCACCTAGTCTCTTTAATCTCATCCAAG AATTCCCTCCAGAAAAAGCTGCCAGAAATTTGACCCTCATTGCCAAAACCATCCAGACTCTTGCCAACAGTACCAA ATTTGGTGGGAAAGAAGAGTACATGGAGTTCATGAATGATTTCATTGAGAAGCATGACGGGAGTATGAAAGATTTCCTGGATCAAATCTCG GGTGATAGCAATGGTAACCATTTATTGGACTACGATGGTTATATAGATCTGGGCAAGGAGCTCTCTCTTCTTCATATTCTGCTCACAGAAAACTTGGAGAAGGCCAATCAA gatgCGAAGATGAAACTTGGTCAATTACCCAGCATTCTTAGTAAGATCACCTCATCCATAGATGATCCTGAAGTCGGTAAAAGTGTTAAAGTGCCAAACAAGAGGAAATCTCAGATATATGACAATGTCAGTGGAAGCATTCAGACTGGCTCCTCCCCCACAGAAATTGTGCGCAACATGTTGCGTCAGTTCGGTGAAGATGATGACATCCCCGTCCTGGGAGCGCGACATTCGCGTCAGGGGAGTCACTTCAGCAGCGGGCAGAGCACGATGAGTGATTATAATGACAATGATGACGAGTATGTGATAATCAAGCGTGTGCACGGTCACACGGACAATGTGTCCAACGTCTCGGCCAACTCCCAGACGATCACCAGTCACCACAGTGTAAATCAGAAATGGAACGATATCGTGAACGCAGCTGAAGGGAGTTCAGGCGATTACATTGACCTCATGTCGCTCTTGAATGACGACTATCAAAACTCATCCATGGAGTTGGAGCATGATATCAACGGAAGTCAGATGTCGATTAGTCAGGTGTCCAATGTGACGTCTGGGTACCAGTCGTATGGCTACAGCCAATCAAGTTCTCCCGTCGAttcgtccaataatgtggatGGAAGCACCAGACCTTCCCAATCCAACAGTCTTCAGCCACTGTCTTTCTCCAATCCCATGTACCGATACAAACACATGGCATCCTCATCCTACAGTAGTTCTAGTCAGTGTGTAACTCCCTCCCCTGGGACCCAGGGGTCGGCCAGCTCGGGGTCCCTAAGCAGTGAGGAGGATGCCAGTGTGGTTCGAAGTAGAAATCCCAAACCATGTCGTCCAAACGCGTGTGATAATCCCTGTGATCCGTTAAGGAACCTTGCACCCAAACTCTCGAGTTCCAGCAGCTCCGAATCTCTCAATGAAGTGGAGAGACACAGAATGTACTCAAATGGCAGAGACTCTTCTCACAAAAAAGAGCCTGACTTTCACAGTTCGTGTCCCTCTAATATGTTTGACGATTTACACAACAGCAATTATGAAAATACTCAAGGATACTCATTAAGTCGTGCCCCTACTCGCCCCAGTGAACTTTCTCATACAGGAAGCATGGACTTCTCACAGTTACGGCAATATAATCGCTACGGTGATGGTTTAAGGCGGACTGCCACCGACTCCGTCATCTCAAAGTCTTGCAGTTCTAGTCACAGTGACGGTCAAGGGTCGACGGAAGATAGTCCATCGCATCGCCGACTCTCTCCTCAAAACGCTGTTCATATGGGAATTCGTTCAGTGCAAAGAAAAATAAGTGAgcaagaaaaaacaaaacaagag TACGAACAGGAAGTGACCTTGCTAAAACAGCAGTTGTACGAGGCCCAGCAGAGGTTACAGTTTGCGGAGGAAAAGCTGAACAAACACGAGGCCGATTCTCATGAAGTGATGGAGGATTGGCAGTTTCGATTGGAGGAGAGCGAAGAACGAATGCGTCGACAGCAAGCAGAAAAAGACGACCAAATGAAGAATATTATCACAAG GTTGATGAATGTTGAAGATGAGCTTCGCCATGACCAAGAAGAAATGCAGAGCATTGTGAAACAGAAGCAAAAGGTGATTGAAGCCCAGGAGAGGCGCATTAAAACTTTGGACAATGCAAATGCCAAACTGATGTCCGCTCTTCATCAGCTTCGAAGTGTCTCGCAGACCAATAACAATTCTATGTTGGGACCACTGCGATCAACCCTCATCTCGCCTGATGTGGCAGAGTTCAAAACGAGCTCCTGCTGA
- the LOC105333703 gene encoding ras GTPase-activating protein nGAP isoform X11 has translation MFFTRSKKYKLTQSLDLVSCPLDKFSRSPILDTFNDSMPDTSYEKLSDRRGSEPLVSSSSIDLRADAMDTSSTPSKIANFFMKKGFKSSNLKRTKSVTKLDNRKRSASHVMDSNESNTFVNSLKRTMSLGRLSRKRNREINVDSQSELSEQKSSFVCKCTIVTPENQQTWNIINSRIRSSRSHESLLTSSVTMHSIDLTSQDIDVKPLHNSVLGKEHCFQVATSHGSKYISCRTSEERQKWLGSLRKTVQPNQENMRRTDNSLKLWIKEAKNVPCKKRYYCEICLDQTLYARTSSKTKSDMLFWGEHFEFNNLDPVQIVTVNLYREADLKKKKKDKNTKIGYINIPVEEINGRQFVEKWFTASSGTVGKTGKESKGELPLVRLRLRYQTVHILPKDLYQDFTQYLTTDYYTLCEVMESLVSVRDKEDIASTLVHIMQKLDKAKEFLTEVIIGEVLKQDNQHLTFRGNSIGTKAMEAYMKLVGEKYLRDTLGDFVLTMVNTEDDCEVDPGKLTNPANIDNHQQLLDMYCNMVWTKIISSSCYFPSELREVFASFRSRCDNNGKTECGDTLICGSIFLRFLCPAILSPSLFNLIQEFPPEKAARNLTLIAKTIQTLANSTKFGGKEEYMEFMNDFIEKHDGSMKDFLDQISGDSNGNHLLDYDGYIDLGKELSLLHILLTENLEKANQDAKMKLGQLPSILSKITSSIDDPEVGKSVKVPNKRKSQIYDNVSGSIQTGSSPTEIVRNMLRQFGEDDDIPVLGARHSRQGSHFSSGQSTMSDYNDNDDEYVIIKRVHGHTDNVSNVSANSQTITSHHSVNQKWNDIVNAAEGSSGDYIDLMSLLNDDYQNSSMELEHDINGSQMSISQVSNVTSGYQSYGYSQSSSPVDSSNNVDGSTRPSQSNSLQPLSFSNPMYRYKHMASSSYSSSSQCVTPSPGTQGSASSGSLSSEEDASVVRSRNPKPCRPNACDNPCDPLRNLAPKLSSSSSSESLNEVERHRMYSNGRDSSHKKEPDFHSSCPSNMFDDLHNSNYENTQGYSLSRAPTRPSELSHTGSMDFSQLRQYNRYGDGLRRTATDSVISKSCSSSHSDGQGSTEDSPSHRRLSPQNAVHMGIRSVQRKISEQEKTKQEYEQEVTLLKQQLYEAQQRLQFAEEKLNKHEADSHEVMEDWQFRLEESEERMRRQQAEKDDQMKNIITRLMNVEDELRHDQEEMQSIVKQKQKVIEAQERRIKTLDNANAKLMSALHQLRSVSQTNNNSMLGPLRSTLISPDVAEFKTSSC, from the exons cAACACCTTCGTCAATTCGTTGAAGAGAACCATGAGTCTGGGACGTTTAAGTCGCAAACGCAATCGGGAAATTAATGTTGACAGCCAAAGCGAACTTTCTGAACAGAAAAGTAGTTT cgTGTGTAAATGTACCATTGTAACTCCAGAAAATCAACAAACATG GAACATCATTAATTCGCGGATTCGTTCCTCGAGATCCCATGAATCTCTGCTGACCAGTTCAGTGACCATGCATTCTATCGACCTGACTTCCCAGGACATAGATGTGAAGCCCCTACACAACAGTGTTCTGGGCAAGGAGCACTGCTTCCAAGTGGCCACCAGTCATGGAAGCAAATATATTTCCTGTCGGACATCCGAGGAAAGACAGAAATGGCTTGGAAG TTTGAGAAAAACAGTTCAGCCAAATCAAGAGAATATGCGGAGGACAGACAATTCTCTAAAGCTGTGGATTAAGGAGGCCAAAAATGTACCATGTAAAAAacg ATATTACTGTGAGATTTGCCTTGATCAGACTCTATATGCACGCACATCAAGCAAGACAAAGTCAGACATGCTGTTCTGGGGTGAACATTTTGAATTCAA TAATTTGGACCCAGTGCAAATAGTGACCGTAAATTTATACAGAGAGGCAGAcctaaagaagaagaaaaaggacaaaaatactaaaatag GATATATTAATATACCCGTAGAAGAAATAAATGGCCGACAGTTTGTCGAGAAGTGGTTCACTGCAAGTTCTGGAACGGTCGGCAAAACAGGAAAGGAGAGCAAGGGTGAACTTCCATTAGTCCGCCTCAGATTGCGATATCAGACAGTTCACATACTCCCGAAAGATTTATACCAAGATTTCACACAG taTTTGACGACGGACTACTATACGCTGTGCGAGGTCATGGAGAGTCTTGTGAGTGTACGAGACAAGGAGGACATTGCCTCCACGCTAGTCCACATCATGCAGAAGCTTGACAAAGCCAAGGAGTTCCTGACTGAAGTGATCATTGGAGAGGTGCTTAAACAAG ATAATCAGCATTTAACGTTCAGAGGGAACAGTATTGGTACCAAGGCAATGGAAGCCTATATGAAATTAGTGGGAGAAAAG TATTTGAGAGATACTCTGGGGGACTTTGTCCTCACCATGGTTAATACTGAGGATGACTGTGAGGTGGACCCAGGGAAACTGACCAACCCCGCCAACATTGACAATCATCAACAGCTTTTGGACATGTACTGTAATATGGTGTGGACCAAAATCATTAGCTCTTCTTGCTATTTTCCAAG TGAGTTGCGAGAAGTTTTTGCCAGCTTCCGATCAAGGTGCGACAACAATGGGAAAACAGAATGTGGAGATACTTTGATCTGCGGCTCCATATTCCTACGATTTCTCTGCCCCGCCATCTTATCACCTAGTCTCTTTAATCTCATCCAAG AATTCCCTCCAGAAAAAGCTGCCAGAAATTTGACCCTCATTGCCAAAACCATCCAGACTCTTGCCAACAGTACCAA ATTTGGTGGGAAAGAAGAGTACATGGAGTTCATGAATGATTTCATTGAGAAGCATGACGGGAGTATGAAAGATTTCCTGGATCAAATCTCG GGTGATAGCAATGGTAACCATTTATTGGACTACGATGGTTATATAGATCTGGGCAAGGAGCTCTCTCTTCTTCATATTCTGCTCACAGAAAACTTGGAGAAGGCCAATCAA gatgCGAAGATGAAACTTGGTCAATTACCCAGCATTCTTAGTAAGATCACCTCATCCATAGATGATCCTGAAGTCGGTAAAAGTGTTAAAGTGCCAAACAAGAGGAAATCTCAGATATATGACAATGTCAGTGGAAGCATTCAGACTGGCTCCTCCCCCACAGAAATTGTGCGCAACATGTTGCGTCAGTTCGGTGAAGATGATGACATCCCCGTCCTGGGAGCGCGACATTCGCGTCAGGGGAGTCACTTCAGCAGCGGGCAGAGCACGATGAGTGATTATAATGACAATGATGACGAGTATGTGATAATCAAGCGTGTGCACGGTCACACGGACAATGTGTCCAACGTCTCGGCCAACTCCCAGACGATCACCAGTCACCACAGTGTAAATCAGAAATGGAACGATATCGTGAACGCAGCTGAAGGGAGTTCAGGCGATTACATTGACCTCATGTCGCTCTTGAATGACGACTATCAAAACTCATCCATGGAGTTGGAGCATGATATCAACGGAAGTCAGATGTCGATTAGTCAGGTGTCCAATGTGACGTCTGGGTACCAGTCGTATGGCTACAGCCAATCAAGTTCTCCCGTCGAttcgtccaataatgtggatGGAAGCACCAGACCTTCCCAATCCAACAGTCTTCAGCCACTGTCTTTCTCCAATCCCATGTACCGATACAAACACATGGCATCCTCATCCTACAGTAGTTCTAGTCAGTGTGTAACTCCCTCCCCTGGGACCCAGGGGTCGGCCAGCTCGGGGTCCCTAAGCAGTGAGGAGGATGCCAGTGTGGTTCGAAGTAGAAATCCCAAACCATGTCGTCCAAACGCGTGTGATAATCCCTGTGATCCGTTAAGGAACCTTGCACCCAAACTCTCGAGTTCCAGCAGCTCCGAATCTCTCAATGAAGTGGAGAGACACAGAATGTACTCAAATGGCAGAGACTCTTCTCACAAAAAAGAGCCTGACTTTCACAGTTCGTGTCCCTCTAATATGTTTGACGATTTACACAACAGCAATTATGAAAATACTCAAGGATACTCATTAAGTCGTGCCCCTACTCGCCCCAGTGAACTTTCTCATACAGGAAGCATGGACTTCTCACAGTTACGGCAATATAATCGCTACGGTGATGGTTTAAGGCGGACTGCCACCGACTCCGTCATCTCAAAGTCTTGCAGTTCTAGTCACAGTGACGGTCAAGGGTCGACGGAAGATAGTCCATCGCATCGCCGACTCTCTCCTCAAAACGCTGTTCATATGGGAATTCGTTCAGTGCAAAGAAAAATAAGTGAgcaagaaaaaacaaaacaagag TACGAACAGGAAGTGACCTTGCTAAAACAGCAGTTGTACGAGGCCCAGCAGAGGTTACAGTTTGCGGAGGAAAAGCTGAACAAACACGAGGCCGATTCTCATGAAGTGATGGAGGATTGGCAGTTTCGATTGGAGGAGAGCGAAGAACGAATGCGTCGACAGCAAGCAGAAAAAGACGACCAAATGAAGAATATTATCACAAG GTTGATGAATGTTGAAGATGAGCTTCGCCATGACCAAGAAGAAATGCAGAGCATTGTGAAACAGAAGCAAAAGGTGATTGAAGCCCAGGAGAGGCGCATTAAAACTTTGGACAATGCAAATGCCAAACTGATGTCCGCTCTTCATCAGCTTCGAAGTGTCTCGCAGACCAATAACAATTCTATGTTGGGACCACTGCGATCAACCCTCATCTCGCCTGATGTGGCAGAGTTCAAAACGAGCTCCTGCTGA